A section of the Pochonia chlamydosporia 170 chromosome 2, whole genome shotgun sequence genome encodes:
- a CDS encoding oxysterol binding protein (Osh7) (similar to Neosartorya fischeri NRRL 181 XP_001260013.1), translated as MLSNWFAQPEGSGHSSADEARVGDNDEDTQVVEPDQGNVLYHIISQLRPGADLSRVVLPTFILEPRSMLERITNFMCHPEMLLQIPTIDDPVERFVSVVKFYLSGWHIRPPGVKKPLNPVLGEIFTCYWDLENGKRAYYISEQTSHHPPKSSYFYMAPDYHIRIDGTLKPRSRFLGNSAASLMEGIAYLSFLNRGKDKTVGEQYILTQPNMYARGIIVGKMKYELGDHSVVRCPELDLTADIEFKTKGWVSGTYNAIGGAIKKESTGEVLYELSGLWSNEMFIKDVHTGQKDMFFNAIKSKPSSPKVRPLAEQEERESQRLWASTAKAVKETNHEAATDEKTKIEDRQRQEAAARAQDGVDWHPRLFRRVKSGDGVGDDLEWIIHTPVDPTASPEEQTKQVLSIYPVVDGQKLDGDLAIPPRKEANGQAEKPDSEGDLIDVGGDEAPAQTPAQTTQTPAAKTPTEIETMLNSTGKPAEGPLLDFADDMKKDLPATEGKP; from the exons ATGTTGTCTAACTGGTTTGCTCAACCTGAAGGCAGTGGCCACTCTTCTGCCGATGAGGCGAGAGTCGGCGACAATGACGAAGATACCCAGGTCGTGGAGCCCGATCAGGGTAATG TTCTATACCACATCATTTCGCAACTGCGACCAGGCGCCGATCTCAGTCGAGTCGTTCTACCTACCTTTATCCTCGAGCCTCGAAGTATGCTGGAAAGAATAACTAA CTTCATGTGCCACCCCGAAATGCTTCTTCAAATACCTACTATAGACGACCCTGTCGAGCGATTCGTTTCAGTAGTCAAGTTTTATCTCAGTGGATGGCATATCCGGCCCCC AGGAGTCAAGAAGCCGCTTAACCCGGTTTTGGGCGAAATATTTACTTGTTACTGGGATCTCGAGAACGGCAAGCGGGCATATTACATTTCTGAGCAAACTTCGCATCATCCCCCGAAATCAAGCTACTTCTACATGGCCCCGGACTACCACATTCGCATCGACGGTACACTgaaaccaagaagcagatTCCTTGGCAACTCCGCTGCTAGTCTTATGGAAGGGATCGCTTATCtgagcttcttgaacagaGGAAAAGACAAGACGGTTGGGGAGCAATA CATCCTGACTCAACCGAACATGTATGCTCGCGGCATTATCGTTGGAAAAATGAAGTATGAGCTTGGCGACCACAGCGTTGTACGATGTCCCGAGCTGGATTTGACGGCAGACATTGAATTCAAAACCAAAGGGTGGGTTAGTGGCACCTACAACGCCATAGGGGGAGCTATCAAAAAGGAAAGCACGGGCGAGGTGCTCTATGAGCTGTCAGGCCTCTGGAGCAATGAAATGTTCATCAAAGATGTGCAT ACTGGACAAAAGGACAtgttcttcaacgccatcaagtCGAAGCCGAGCTCACCCAAGGTCCGACCACTAGCAGAACAGGAAGAACGGGAATCACAGAGGCTGTGGGCTTCAACTGCAAAGGCTGTCAAGGAAACAAACCACGAAGCAGCCACCGATGAAAAGACCAAGATCGAAGACAGACAGCGACAGGAGGCCGCTGCTAGGGCGCAGGATGGCGTCGACTGGCACCCGCGTCTATTTCGACGGGTCAagagtggcgatggtgttggagatgaCCTCGAATGGATTATCCACACCCCAGT AGACCCTACCGCATCACCTGAAGAGCAAACAAAGCAGGTATTGTCGATATACCCCGTGGTAGACGGACAAAAGCTGGACGGTGACCTTGCGATCCCACCTCGAAAGGAGGCCAATGGCCAAGCAGAGAAGCCCGACTCAGAGGGTGACCTCATCGacgttggtggtgatgaagcgCCAGCACAGACGCCAGCACAGACTACACAGactccagcagcaaagacGCCGACTGAAATTGAGACCATGCTCAACTCAACAGGAAAGCCGGCGGAAGGACCCTTactcgactttgccgacgatATGAAGAAAGATTTACCAGCTACAGAGGGGAAGCCTTAG